From Varibaculum massiliense, a single genomic window includes:
- a CDS encoding fluoride efflux transporter FluC has translation MSGLGFMLVLGASGGVGALCRWGLDVTWLKLEKRHPAGGIALVNVVACLLGGVLIAAVVGGNLEANSRLYTLVATGFLGGFSTFSTFVLDIFSVTERGNWHRAWGALLLVWALSLLAAAAGLALGSFWF, from the coding sequence ATGAGTGGGTTAGGTTTTATGCTGGTGTTAGGGGCTAGTGGCGGAGTGGGGGCGCTTTGTCGTTGGGGTTTGGATGTGACCTGGTTAAAGCTAGAAAAACGCCATCCTGCCGGGGGAATTGCTCTGGTGAATGTGGTGGCCTGCCTGTTGGGTGGGGTGCTGATAGCCGCTGTGGTTGGCGGGAATCTGGAAGCAAATAGCCGGCTCTATACGCTTGTAGCCACCGGTTTTCTTGGGGGGTTTTCTACTTTCTCCACTTTCGTTCTCGATATTTTTTCGGTCACCGAACGGGGAAACTGGCATCGCGCCTGGGGGGCGTTGCTTTTGGTGTGGGCGCTCTCGCTGCTGGCGGCGGCAGCAGGATTAGCTCTTGGCAGTTTTTGGTTTTGA
- the betT gene encoding choline BCCT transporter BetT, whose translation MSESVGETPTEPTSAISEDGQGEAKVNFPVFLGSSAGILAIALWALFSPTSAADVLGVAVAAISKWFGWFYIVLAAIILVFVFFLGFSRYGETRLGPPNSRPEFSTFSWASMLFAAGIGTDILFFSVAGPVSQYIQPPVGKGETIQAAREATVWTLFHYGITGWGMYALMGMALGYFAYRRKKPLSVRSALHPIFGDKLDGPLGHTVDGAAILGTIFGVATTLGIGVVQLNVGLQILFGIEQGIPAQVGLVILAVAMATISATTGIHKGIRFLSQLNVVLALFLAAWVFITGRTDFLLNAIVMNIGDFVWSFPRRALETFAYNDVSAWMSAWTLFFWAWWVAWASFVGMFLARISRGRTLREFVVGTMLIPFSYVLMWVAIFGNAAIDLIRSGDKSFADATLKAPEMGFYLLLQQCPAAVFIMGLATFVGLLFYVTSADSGALIMANLSAFLPTVRSDAPGWLRIFWAAVTGLLTIGMLIVGGIPALQNATIIMGLPFSLVMILVMIGLARALKQDRRARQLRAHSARNILAGTGSIAGRIESNWRDRITRTFGQVTPLEAQVYLDKVAEPALRAFATELNEQGIPAEVVRGDNDPLEQVDLQARIYDRLKLTAFKGPDQFVYRILAVDTANTIYAGSAPSTPRSTRLEVHLPDNDQDYDVMGYSRSAIIHDAFDHFDRYQDYWRINDA comes from the coding sequence ATGAGCGAATCTGTAGGTGAAACCCCAACTGAGCCGACATCCGCAATATCGGAAGATGGACAGGGTGAGGCAAAAGTAAACTTCCCAGTTTTCCTGGGATCATCGGCAGGTATCCTTGCCATCGCACTGTGGGCACTTTTTTCCCCCACCAGTGCCGCCGATGTGTTGGGGGTAGCGGTCGCGGCGATTTCCAAATGGTTCGGCTGGTTCTATATTGTACTTGCCGCCATCATTCTAGTTTTTGTATTTTTCCTCGGGTTTTCCCGTTACGGGGAAACCCGGCTGGGACCGCCTAACTCGCGTCCGGAGTTTTCCACTTTTTCTTGGGCATCCATGCTGTTTGCTGCCGGTATCGGCACTGATATCCTATTTTTCTCGGTAGCTGGTCCGGTCAGCCAATATATACAGCCTCCGGTGGGGAAAGGGGAAACTATCCAGGCCGCCCGGGAGGCCACGGTCTGGACTCTTTTCCATTACGGCATCACCGGGTGGGGAATGTATGCCCTGATGGGAATGGCGTTAGGGTATTTCGCCTATCGCCGGAAGAAACCACTCTCGGTACGTTCCGCGCTGCATCCAATTTTTGGTGACAAACTTGACGGTCCCCTCGGTCACACCGTTGATGGAGCCGCCATCCTAGGAACCATCTTCGGGGTAGCCACTACCCTCGGAATCGGGGTGGTGCAGCTAAATGTGGGGCTGCAAATCCTTTTCGGTATTGAGCAGGGGATCCCCGCTCAGGTGGGGTTAGTGATCCTAGCGGTAGCCATGGCTACCATCTCTGCAACTACCGGAATCCATAAAGGAATCCGTTTCCTCAGTCAACTCAACGTGGTATTAGCCCTGTTCCTGGCAGCATGGGTTTTCATCACTGGAAGAACAGATTTTCTCCTTAACGCCATCGTGATGAACATCGGGGACTTCGTGTGGTCTTTCCCGCGCCGCGCCCTCGAAACCTTCGCCTACAATGACGTCAGTGCCTGGATGTCGGCTTGGACGCTGTTCTTCTGGGCGTGGTGGGTGGCTTGGGCATCCTTTGTGGGAATGTTCCTGGCGCGGATTTCCCGAGGGCGTACCCTGCGGGAATTCGTAGTCGGAACCATGCTGATTCCCTTCTCCTACGTCCTCATGTGGGTAGCTATTTTTGGTAACGCCGCCATCGACCTGATTCGCAGCGGAGATAAATCCTTCGCAGACGCCACTCTAAAAGCTCCCGAAATGGGTTTTTATCTGCTTTTGCAACAATGCCCGGCAGCGGTATTCATTATGGGTCTAGCCACCTTCGTAGGTCTGCTGTTTTACGTAACTTCCGCGGACTCGGGCGCCCTGATTATGGCGAACCTGTCTGCATTCCTCCCGACGGTACGCTCCGATGCTCCCGGTTGGCTGCGAATTTTTTGGGCGGCAGTAACCGGGCTGTTAACTATCGGGATGTTGATAGTTGGGGGCATCCCAGCGCTACAAAACGCCACCATCATCATGGGACTGCCGTTCTCGCTAGTAATGATCCTAGTGATGATAGGCCTGGCCAGAGCCTTAAAACAAGATCGGCGTGCCCGGCAGTTGCGGGCGCACTCAGCCCGCAATATTTTGGCGGGAACCGGGTCTATTGCCGGGCGAATAGAAAGCAATTGGCGCGATCGGATTACGCGAACCTTCGGGCAGGTAACCCCCCTAGAAGCTCAGGTCTACCTGGATAAAGTGGCTGAACCGGCTTTGCGAGCCTTTGCCACAGAACTTAACGAACAGGGGATTCCCGCCGAGGTCGTCCGGGGAGATAATGATCCCCTCGAGCAAGTAGATCTACAAGCCCGCATCTATGACCGTCTTAAATTAACTGCCTTCAAAGGTCCTGACCAGTTTGTTTACCGAATTTTGGCAGTAGATACCGCGAATACTATCTATGCGGGTTCTGCCCCCAGCACTCCCCGTTCTACCCGCCTGGAAGTACATTTGCCCGATAATGATCAAGATTATGATGTGATGGGGTATTCGCGCAGCGCCATAATCCACGATGCTTTCGACCATTTCGACCGTTACCAGGACTATTGGCGAATCAATGATGCCTAG
- a CDS encoding MFS transporter — protein MADNGDNQKHLPAENHDRTKGKILAWSLWDWGSAAFNAVATTFVFTVYLTTKDLFAPGNRATTDLSIGLAFAGLVIALVAPVSGQRADHKGRGTRMLALFSALVTICMALMFAVYPTSPLGKTGALWLGVALLSFGNIFFEFASVNYNAMLARVSTKENMGKVSGIGWGMGYLGGIILLGVLYVGFISPEVGWFGVTGENFLNIRIAMVFATIWFAVFSIPVIVALPGRRRGADGKLHPVTMAGVDSQDQEPIGGLAGVKAAYIELWETIKRLAKTAPEILRFLIASAIFRDGLAGVFTYGAILASTVFGLSGGQVMIFAIVANVVAGIATIACGAADDFFGPKKVMIFSLGCMTTLGLILFFAHNGGAKIFWSFGLLLCIFVGPVQSASRSFLARIIPKGREGELFGLYATTGRAVSFMSPTLFALFVWIGKLFVPAGASSQHFGVLGITLLLGVGFALLAPLKAPQRPQK, from the coding sequence ATGGCTGACAACGGTGACAACCAGAAACATTTACCAGCAGAAAACCATGACCGCACCAAAGGCAAAATATTAGCTTGGTCGCTGTGGGATTGGGGTTCCGCTGCCTTCAACGCGGTGGCCACCACCTTTGTTTTCACCGTTTACCTGACCACCAAAGATTTATTCGCCCCCGGAAACCGCGCCACCACTGATTTATCGATTGGTCTAGCTTTCGCGGGACTGGTGATTGCCCTGGTAGCACCAGTTTCTGGGCAACGCGCTGACCATAAGGGGCGCGGCACCCGGATGCTGGCACTGTTTTCTGCCCTAGTCACTATCTGCATGGCGCTAATGTTCGCGGTCTACCCCACCTCTCCCCTCGGAAAAACCGGAGCGCTGTGGCTAGGGGTAGCGTTGCTATCTTTTGGAAATATCTTTTTTGAGTTCGCATCAGTAAACTATAACGCCATGCTGGCACGGGTTTCCACGAAAGAAAACATGGGTAAAGTCTCCGGAATCGGCTGGGGTATGGGGTATTTAGGCGGAATTATTTTACTGGGGGTGCTCTATGTCGGTTTCATCTCCCCCGAAGTGGGCTGGTTCGGGGTAACTGGTGAAAACTTCCTTAATATCCGGATCGCCATGGTCTTTGCCACCATCTGGTTCGCGGTGTTCTCGATTCCGGTGATTGTGGCGCTGCCCGGACGCCGCCGCGGCGCGGATGGGAAACTCCATCCCGTGACTATGGCAGGGGTCGATTCCCAAGACCAAGAACCTATTGGGGGTTTGGCAGGAGTTAAAGCCGCCTATATTGAACTGTGGGAAACCATTAAACGTCTAGCAAAAACCGCCCCCGAAATTTTACGCTTCCTGATTGCCTCCGCGATTTTCCGAGATGGCCTCGCCGGGGTGTTTACCTACGGAGCCATCCTGGCCTCCACCGTTTTCGGTCTAAGCGGCGGTCAGGTAATGATTTTCGCAATCGTCGCCAACGTAGTAGCAGGAATCGCCACTATCGCTTGCGGGGCGGCCGATGACTTTTTCGGTCCCAAAAAAGTAATGATTTTTTCTCTCGGTTGCATGACCACCCTGGGTCTAATCCTCTTTTTTGCCCATAACGGGGGCGCCAAGATTTTCTGGTCTTTCGGGCTGTTGCTGTGTATTTTCGTCGGCCCCGTGCAGTCGGCCTCCCGCTCCTTCCTGGCTCGGATTATTCCTAAAGGACGCGAGGGCGAACTTTTCGGACTTTACGCCACCACCGGGCGCGCGGTTTCTTTTATGTCTCCAACCTTATTTGCCCTGTTCGTGTGGATCGGGAAGCTTTTCGTGCCCGCCGGTGCTAGCTCCCAGCATTTTGGAGTTTTGGGGATTACTCTGTTACTGGGGGTAGGGTTCGCTCTGCTGGCTCCCCTAAAAGCCCCACAGCGCCCTCAAAAATAA
- a CDS encoding alpha/beta hydrolase yields MMVKRKLFTLLATTFALCLTLSACGVPIKPHSKLAPSASSRTNSLAGEDAAIPAGLESYYQQKISWVPCAEDELKDYQCGQVKVPLDYADPKKEDIELALARSQASGKKLGSLLINPGGPGGSGVDLLGNSADMFSDQVFSAFDVVGFDPRGVSRSHPIECTTDAQKDESLAESLDLGTAAGRERSIADMKEFAQRCQEKSGDLARYLDTVSTARDLDILRAVLGDKKLSYLGYSYGSFLGITYAQLFPKNVGRLVLDGILDGSYSFGQVSLAQAKGFEEAFGNFASWCVREGKNCPWKTKETGLKHLKEFFAAADASPIPTEDASRPLNGALAFGAAIGMLYYETLYPSLLEGLQAAFKGDGTPLLQVSDLFNDRGSDGKFKDNSQDAFMAINGADYPVQGDKKEWDQRGKKILRDFPIMGSSMAYGEYALQEWPWPSAAKREKVKIEGAQPILLLGNTGDPATPYEMARSVHKQIPNSRLLTWKSYSHTAYGLGSDCVQDTVDKYLVGGVLPDSDVTCND; encoded by the coding sequence ATGATGGTCAAACGAAAACTATTCACGCTGTTAGCAACAACTTTTGCGCTTTGCCTAACCCTATCGGCGTGTGGGGTACCGATTAAACCCCACTCCAAATTAGCCCCTTCTGCTTCCTCTAGAACTAATTCTTTAGCCGGAGAGGACGCTGCCATTCCCGCCGGACTGGAAAGCTACTATCAGCAAAAAATTTCCTGGGTACCCTGCGCGGAAGATGAGCTTAAAGATTATCAATGCGGGCAGGTAAAAGTACCTTTGGATTACGCCGACCCTAAGAAGGAAGATATTGAGTTGGCGCTGGCTCGCAGCCAGGCAAGCGGGAAGAAATTGGGGAGCCTGCTGATTAACCCGGGCGGACCTGGTGGATCGGGGGTTGACCTGCTAGGAAACTCTGCAGATATGTTTTCTGATCAGGTGTTTTCGGCCTTTGACGTAGTGGGGTTTGATCCGCGGGGAGTTTCTCGCTCACACCCGATAGAATGCACCACGGATGCTCAAAAGGATGAATCTTTAGCCGAGAGCCTCGATCTTGGTACTGCCGCCGGTCGGGAACGTTCGATTGCCGATATGAAGGAGTTTGCTCAGCGCTGCCAAGAAAAAAGTGGTGACTTGGCACGGTATTTAGATACGGTTTCTACGGCGCGAGATTTAGATATTTTACGGGCCGTCCTCGGGGATAAAAAACTTTCCTACCTGGGGTATTCTTATGGGTCGTTCCTGGGGATAACCTATGCGCAATTATTCCCGAAGAATGTGGGGCGCCTGGTACTGGACGGGATTTTGGACGGGTCGTATTCCTTTGGGCAGGTTTCCTTAGCGCAGGCGAAAGGTTTCGAGGAGGCATTCGGCAACTTTGCATCCTGGTGCGTGCGGGAAGGTAAGAATTGCCCCTGGAAAACTAAAGAGACAGGTCTGAAGCACTTGAAAGAGTTTTTCGCCGCTGCCGATGCCTCTCCGATTCCCACTGAAGATGCTTCTCGCCCCCTAAATGGGGCTTTAGCTTTTGGGGCGGCGATTGGGATGCTCTATTACGAAACTCTCTACCCTTCGCTGCTAGAAGGGTTACAGGCGGCGTTTAAGGGCGATGGCACCCCACTCTTGCAGGTTTCGGATTTATTTAATGATCGCGGTTCTGACGGAAAATTTAAGGATAATTCCCAGGATGCTTTTATGGCGATTAACGGCGCCGACTATCCGGTGCAGGGAGATAAAAAAGAGTGGGACCAACGCGGGAAGAAGATTTTACGGGACTTCCCGATTATGGGGTCTTCGATGGCGTACGGAGAATACGCGCTTCAGGAGTGGCCGTGGCCTTCTGCCGCTAAACGGGAAAAAGTAAAAATCGAGGGGGCGCAACCCATATTGTTGCTGGGCAATACGGGGGATCCGGCGACTCCTTATGAGATGGCGCGTTCCGTACATAAGCAAATCCCTAACTCGCGGCTTTTGACCTGGAAATCCTATTCCCACACCGCTTACGGTTTAGGGTCTGATTGCGTGCAAGATACCGTAGATAAATACCTGGTGGGCGGAGTTTTACCGGATAGTGATGTTACCTGTAATGATTAA
- a CDS encoding putative PEP-binding protein produces MISLVLVSHSFALAAAAKELAMQMISTKTAPKVLLAAGIRKGENLELGTDTQQISAAIEAADNPDGVLILVDLGSALHSSQMALELVDSDLADRCLISSAPLVEGLVAALVSAARGANLKQVAAQARGALAEKIDHLGEQEESDSAGKEESVAVTTPRALGANPFSDPDAAILVLKIIDPHGMHARPAAAIARALDATKAAVYARKGGAFRTVNAASLTQVSALGIGEGENLELCTSDPDAQHIFSAIRQALLEIDPPVIADPSWGKNENAVNGISLRLSPKVSAPRDPARNGDQIVIGYAMLLGGQEDAEFYRVSPNEGEAVNNARKAVKAYLSSLGSDSIIKMQIGLVDDPELRTEIAQEIAGGVNAFNAVDKAYRAAANRMRKLDDPYLAQRAADFNAVSRLLKKALIGQELDNLDELIKKHSTPAVLVVDELDAPLAASLPPEIEGVVTRSGGATGHGAMVAAARGIPVYAGLKWGVHDGDTIIFDPRTKHLEVNPKARVFAHWIELARERVAIASKALELLEEPALTPSGKRIPVLVNVSTATEAIKGAEGCGLLRTETLFAGYQIAPSRKQQAEVYARLARKLGQTTIRLWDIGADKPLPFAKQPPEPNPFLGVRGVRLLRKFPHLVREQLGAVLDANQTLEAAGLGKPLRVMIPMVNHVRQVDWVRSLLEEITADTFEMEEDVRPVEIPLELGIMLETPSAALRMAEFTSAVDFVSVGTNDLCQYVAAADRENSQVAELADEVRETVVEIIREVVRLAHSAEKPIEVCVCGDMASDPAWTGKLVQAGVDSLSVRAGMIAMIKQTIRQL; encoded by the coding sequence ATGATTTCCCTGGTTCTGGTGTCGCATTCATTTGCGTTAGCCGCTGCCGCCAAAGAGTTAGCGATGCAGATGATCAGCACCAAAACTGCCCCTAAAGTGCTGTTGGCAGCAGGTATTCGCAAAGGTGAAAATTTGGAGCTGGGTACTGATACCCAGCAAATCAGTGCAGCTATTGAAGCAGCCGACAACCCCGACGGGGTACTGATTTTGGTGGACTTAGGTTCGGCGCTGCACAGTTCGCAGATGGCACTAGAGCTGGTAGATTCTGACCTAGCTGATCGCTGCCTAATCTCCTCTGCCCCTCTAGTGGAAGGGCTGGTGGCTGCCCTGGTAAGCGCAGCTAGAGGCGCCAACCTGAAGCAAGTTGCCGCCCAGGCGCGGGGAGCTTTAGCGGAAAAAATTGACCACCTTGGCGAGCAGGAAGAATCCGATTCTGCAGGCAAAGAAGAATCCGTAGCAGTTACTACCCCTAGAGCCTTAGGGGCAAATCCCTTTTCTGACCCGGATGCCGCCATCCTCGTCCTCAAAATTATTGATCCCCACGGAATGCACGCCCGTCCCGCTGCCGCCATCGCTAGAGCCCTCGATGCTACCAAAGCTGCAGTTTATGCGCGTAAAGGTGGGGCTTTCCGCACGGTGAACGCCGCCTCGCTAACCCAGGTGAGTGCCCTGGGGATTGGCGAAGGCGAAAACCTGGAGCTGTGTACCTCAGATCCCGATGCCCAACACATTTTCAGCGCTATTCGCCAAGCACTATTAGAAATCGACCCCCCGGTGATTGCCGACCCCTCCTGGGGGAAGAACGAAAATGCAGTTAACGGCATTTCTTTGCGGCTTTCTCCGAAGGTTTCTGCCCCGCGGGATCCGGCTCGCAACGGCGACCAGATTGTTATCGGGTACGCGATGCTACTAGGCGGTCAAGAGGACGCCGAGTTTTATCGAGTAAGTCCCAACGAGGGCGAGGCGGTAAATAACGCACGGAAGGCGGTTAAGGCCTATCTGTCTTCGCTGGGGTCAGATTCGATTATTAAAATGCAGATTGGACTGGTAGATGACCCCGAGTTGCGCACAGAGATTGCCCAGGAAATCGCGGGCGGAGTCAATGCCTTTAATGCGGTAGATAAAGCCTATAGGGCGGCAGCAAATAGGATGCGCAAACTCGATGACCCTTACCTGGCGCAACGGGCAGCCGATTTCAATGCGGTATCGCGCCTACTAAAGAAAGCGTTAATCGGTCAGGAACTCGATAATCTCGATGAGCTGATTAAGAAACATTCCACCCCGGCGGTGCTAGTAGTTGACGAACTTGATGCGCCTTTAGCAGCCAGTTTGCCCCCGGAAATCGAGGGGGTAGTTACCCGTAGTGGAGGCGCTACCGGGCATGGCGCGATGGTGGCCGCTGCCCGGGGAATCCCGGTCTATGCTGGTCTGAAATGGGGAGTTCACGATGGGGACACTATTATTTTTGACCCGCGTACTAAACACCTAGAAGTTAACCCCAAAGCCAGGGTGTTTGCCCACTGGATAGAGCTGGCTCGCGAGCGGGTCGCCATCGCCAGCAAAGCCTTAGAGCTACTGGAGGAACCTGCACTTACCCCTTCTGGTAAACGAATTCCGGTACTGGTCAACGTGTCTACCGCTACCGAGGCGATCAAAGGCGCCGAAGGGTGCGGTCTTTTACGAACCGAAACTTTATTTGCCGGTTACCAAATAGCGCCTTCCCGCAAGCAGCAGGCGGAAGTCTACGCGAGGCTTGCCCGCAAACTGGGGCAAACCACTATTCGACTTTGGGATATTGGAGCAGATAAGCCACTACCATTCGCTAAACAACCCCCGGAACCAAACCCGTTCCTAGGGGTGCGCGGGGTGCGTTTGCTGCGCAAATTCCCGCACCTAGTGCGCGAACAGCTGGGGGCAGTCCTGGACGCTAACCAAACTTTAGAGGCTGCTGGACTGGGTAAACCGCTGCGGGTAATGATTCCTATGGTTAATCATGTGCGGCAGGTGGACTGGGTACGTTCGCTGCTTGAAGAGATCACCGCCGATACTTTCGAAATGGAAGAGGATGTCCGTCCTGTAGAAATCCCGTTAGAACTGGGGATAATGCTAGAGACCCCCTCTGCTGCTCTGCGGATGGCAGAGTTCACTTCGGCAGTCGACTTTGTGTCGGTAGGCACCAATGATCTGTGTCAATACGTTGCCGCCGCGGATCGTGAAAACTCGCAGGTAGCAGAGCTGGCTGATGAGGTACGAGAAACCGTAGTAGAAATAATCCGTGAAGTAGTGCGGCTGGCACATAGCGCTGAAAAACCGATTGAGGTGTGCGTATGTGGAGATATGGCCTCTGATCCGGCTTGGACAGGCAAGCTGGTGCAGGCGGGAGTGGATTCGCTTTCAGTGCGGGCGGGCATGATTGCGATGATAAAACAAACTATTCGCCAGCTGTAA
- a CDS encoding fluoride efflux transporter FluC produces MSRENPGARRPAAILIADGVAIFLGGMAGTWARWGLDTCTLSISNSYFTWSALTFGVILANLVGAFLLGYFKTRANRKGTRLHLLGTRIKLGITTGFLGAFTTFSAFGIAAVSGEKTPLNSSFWALNGKFYSAAVLALILLVVGVFCAGLGYRLATKDSPGGRAKSGRGQVR; encoded by the coding sequence ATGAGCAGGGAAAATCCGGGGGCGAGGCGCCCAGCAGCTATTCTTATAGCCGATGGCGTTGCCATCTTTTTGGGGGGCATGGCAGGAACTTGGGCGCGCTGGGGCTTAGATACCTGCACCCTGTCGATTTCCAATAGCTATTTCACCTGGTCGGCGCTAACTTTTGGGGTGATTTTAGCGAATCTGGTGGGTGCGTTCTTACTGGGATATTTTAAGACTCGCGCTAATCGCAAAGGTACCCGTCTGCACCTTCTAGGTACGCGGATTAAACTAGGGATTACCACCGGATTCTTAGGGGCTTTCACCACTTTTTCGGCTTTTGGAATCGCGGCGGTTAGTGGCGAAAAAACTCCTTTGAACAGTAGTTTTTGGGCATTGAACGGAAAGTTTTACTCCGCGGCAGTCCTGGCTTTAATCCTGCTGGTAGTGGGAGTATTCTGCGCGGGGCTGGGATATCGCCTGGCTACCAAAGACTCTCCGGGAGGGCGCGCTAAGAGCGGGCGCGGGCAGGTACGCTGA
- a CDS encoding heavy metal translocating P-type ATPase, whose product MANSIDNPQNLELKIGGMSCAACAAHVEKALNKMPGVSASVNYATEKATISQSGDFGAKDFIKTVEKAGYSAFAGGASENEDGQENPKTNAEELAGLRRRLIICALLAAPVITLAMIPPLQFPYWQWVSLALTVPVVLWGAYPFHHAAFVNARRATTTMDTLISLGTLAAFIWSLYALFLGDAGRIGMTHDFQLLASPGEAASHIYLEVCSGVTLFILGGRYFEKRAKVRAGDALRSLAEMGVKEVTALRAGQEVKIPIKELGEGEEFISLPGEKIATDGVVVSGVSAVDNSLLTGESVPVEVGVGDQVTGATINTYGRLVVRATRVGSQTQLAQITRLVEQAQAGKAPIQRLADRISAVFVPVVIAISLLTLLIWLIFSTPVTAFTCAVAVLIIACPCALGLATPTALLVGTGRGASLGILIKGAEILESTRQIDTVILDKTGTVTSGNMELVSIYPRDDFQILQTAATLEGGSEHPIASAITRAAREQGLTSPSSEVPADFTNSAGGGVRGTVEGQQVLAGNQQFVRDAGAKIPEEMLTALNQSRSRGETTVLVAIAGEVKGVLGVADRIKETSPQAISLFKELGLTPVLLTGDGETVAHQVAKQVGITEVIAEVKPEDKVVAVFRKQGRGATVAMIGDGVNDAAALAQADLGIAMGSGTDVAIQAADITLMRPDLLAAVDAIRLSRRTLKIIKGNLFWAFAYNVAAIPLAALGLLNPMLAGAAMACSSAFVVGNSLRLRSFEPVKALS is encoded by the coding sequence TTGGCTAATAGTATCGATAATCCCCAGAACCTGGAACTAAAAATTGGGGGGATGAGTTGCGCGGCGTGTGCGGCTCATGTTGAAAAAGCCCTCAATAAAATGCCGGGAGTCAGCGCGTCCGTTAACTATGCGACTGAGAAAGCCACTATTTCCCAAAGTGGTGATTTTGGCGCGAAAGATTTTATAAAAACCGTGGAAAAGGCGGGCTATAGCGCATTTGCGGGCGGGGCTTCGGAAAATGAAGACGGGCAAGAAAACCCGAAGACCAACGCGGAGGAACTGGCAGGGCTTAGGCGCCGCCTAATTATTTGCGCCCTCCTGGCGGCTCCGGTAATAACTTTGGCGATGATTCCGCCCCTGCAATTCCCCTATTGGCAATGGGTGTCTTTGGCTCTAACTGTTCCGGTGGTGCTGTGGGGAGCTTACCCGTTCCACCATGCGGCGTTTGTCAACGCCCGTCGCGCCACCACCACTATGGATACCCTGATTTCATTGGGTACTTTAGCTGCTTTTATTTGGTCTTTATACGCCCTGTTCTTAGGGGATGCTGGCCGGATAGGCATGACCCATGATTTCCAGCTGCTCGCTAGCCCCGGGGAAGCTGCCAGCCACATTTACCTAGAAGTTTGTTCCGGGGTGACTCTTTTTATCCTAGGCGGACGCTATTTTGAGAAACGCGCCAAAGTACGTGCCGGGGATGCACTGCGTTCACTCGCCGAAATGGGGGTGAAAGAAGTAACCGCGCTGCGAGCCGGACAGGAAGTAAAGATCCCGATCAAAGAACTTGGCGAAGGTGAAGAATTTATTTCTCTGCCGGGTGAAAAAATCGCTACCGATGGAGTGGTAGTCTCCGGGGTCAGCGCCGTCGATAATTCCTTGCTAACCGGGGAGTCAGTCCCGGTAGAGGTAGGAGTAGGTGACCAGGTTACCGGCGCAACGATCAACACCTATGGCCGCCTGGTAGTTCGCGCCACGCGGGTGGGTTCACAGACGCAACTGGCTCAGATTACCCGCCTAGTAGAACAGGCGCAGGCCGGTAAAGCCCCGATTCAACGCCTGGCAGATCGGATTTCCGCAGTTTTCGTGCCGGTAGTGATCGCGATTTCGCTGCTTACTTTGCTGATCTGGTTAATATTTTCAACCCCGGTTACCGCTTTTACCTGCGCGGTTGCGGTGTTGATTATTGCTTGCCCTTGCGCCCTAGGGTTGGCTACCCCTACCGCGTTGCTGGTGGGAACCGGCCGCGGGGCTTCGCTAGGGATTTTAATTAAGGGCGCGGAGATACTGGAATCTACCCGGCAAATCGACACCGTCATCCTCGATAAAACCGGGACGGTAACCAGTGGCAATATGGAGTTAGTCAGTATTTATCCCCGCGATGACTTCCAGATTTTACAAACTGCCGCTACTTTAGAGGGCGGTAGCGAACATCCCATTGCCAGCGCGATTACCCGCGCGGCCCGAGAGCAAGGACTTACCTCCCCTAGCAGCGAGGTGCCGGCAGATTTTACCAACTCTGCTGGAGGAGGCGTGCGCGGCACCGTTGAGGGGCAGCAAGTTCTGGCGGGAAACCAGCAGTTCGTTCGTGATGCCGGCGCAAAGATCCCCGAAGAAATGCTCACAGCACTTAACCAGAGCAGAAGCCGCGGGGAAACCACGGTGCTGGTAGCGATTGCGGGCGAAGTGAAGGGAGTGTTGGGGGTTGCTGACCGCATAAAAGAAACTAGCCCCCAGGCGATCTCGCTGTTTAAGGAATTAGGACTCACCCCGGTGCTACTGACGGGGGACGGGGAAACAGTGGCTCACCAAGTAGCCAAGCAAGTGGGCATTACCGAGGTGATCGCCGAGGTTAAGCCGGAAGACAAAGTGGTGGCAGTTTTCCGTAAACAAGGACGGGGCGCCACCGTAGCCATGATTGGTGATGGGGTTAACGATGCGGCCGCGCTCGCGCAAGCAGATTTAGGAATCGCGATGGGCTCCGGCACCGATGTGGCGATACAAGCCGCCGATATTACTTTGATGCGCCCAGATTTGCTGGCCGCGGTAGATGCGATTCGGCTTTCACGCCGCACCCTAAAAATCATTAAAGGGAATCTGTTTTGGGCGTTCGCCTACAATGTTGCCGCCATACCGCTGGCAGCCCTGGGGTTACTTAACCCCATGCTTGCGGGAGCCGCAATGGCTTGTTCCTCGGCATTTGTAGTAGGAAACAGCCTACGCTTGCGCTCTTTTGAGCCGGTGAAAGCCCTCAGCTAG